In Ancalomicrobiaceae bacterium S20, the following proteins share a genomic window:
- a CDS encoding ABC transporter ATP-binding protein — translation MADRAGFLSVSGAAKTFGAATVLDGVDLSVARGEFVSLLGPSGCGKTTLLRIVAGLMMPDRGRVVLDGDDMTRRPPHRRDIGVVFQSYALFPHLDVAGNVAFGLKARGAAPATIAATVARTLDLVRMSAFAGRPVRALSGGQQQRVAVARALAVGPKLLLLDEPFSALDRKLREAMQIDLKRILREVGTTAIFVTHDQDEALTMSDRIAVMNGGRIEQLDTPEAIYHRPATPFALGFVGLSTRLPGVVTTAADGTVAIDTPLGTLRAPAHFLPGSAVTIGVRPERIRVAASENAAPADNRIRARLADVAFQGARVLLHFSATDGVQILVEAPQLPAGAGPGSELDLVWPVADTLIYPGTAPTLEDAP, via the coding sequence ATGGCGGACAGGGCGGGCTTTCTCTCCGTATCGGGCGCAGCGAAGACCTTCGGCGCCGCGACCGTGCTCGACGGCGTCGACCTCTCGGTCGCGCGCGGCGAATTCGTGTCGCTGCTCGGTCCCTCCGGCTGCGGCAAGACCACGCTGCTTCGGATCGTGGCCGGGCTCATGATGCCCGATCGCGGCCGGGTCGTGCTCGACGGCGACGACATGACCCGCCGGCCGCCGCATCGGCGCGACATCGGCGTCGTGTTCCAGAGCTATGCCCTGTTCCCGCATCTCGACGTCGCCGGCAATGTGGCCTTCGGCCTCAAGGCCCGTGGCGCCGCGCCGGCGACGATCGCCGCGACGGTGGCGCGCACGCTCGATCTCGTGCGCATGTCCGCCTTCGCCGGCCGCCCGGTCCGGGCGCTGTCGGGCGGCCAGCAGCAGCGCGTCGCGGTCGCCCGCGCGCTGGCGGTCGGGCCGAAACTGCTGCTGCTCGACGAACCGTTCTCCGCGCTGGATCGAAAACTCCGCGAGGCGATGCAGATCGACTTGAAGCGCATCCTGCGCGAGGTCGGCACCACCGCGATCTTCGTCACCCACGATCAGGACGAGGCGCTGACCATGTCCGACCGGATCGCGGTGATGAACGGCGGCCGGATCGAACAGCTCGATACGCCGGAGGCGATCTACCATCGTCCGGCGACGCCCTTCGCGCTCGGCTTCGTCGGCCTGTCGACGCGACTGCCGGGCGTGGTCACGACCGCCGCCGACGGCACGGTCGCGATCGACACGCCGCTCGGGACGCTCCGCGCGCCGGCGCATTTCCTGCCCGGCAGCGCGGTCACGATCGGGGTGCGACCGGAGCGGATCCGTGTCGCCGCCTCCGAGAACGCCGCGCCCGCCGACAACCGCATCCGCGCCCGGCTTGCCGACGTCGCCTTCCAAGGCGCGCGCGTGCTCCTGCATTTCAGCGCAACCGACGGCGTCCAGATCCTGGTCGAGGCTCCGCAGCTGCCGGCCGGCGCCGGACCGGGCAGCGAACTCGACCTCGTCTGGCCCGTCGCGGACACGCTGATTTATCCCGGCACCGCCCCGACCCTGGAGGACGCGCCATGA
- a CDS encoding helix-turn-helix transcriptional regulator, with protein MIIGELAEIIAIPAPDADVWSAFARRFSELVPGTKTLFMANDRVADCDIPLVQFGFDKGLIAEFATHYGNRNPWAPFNRQLRSLIPERTEQRLPASSFKHTEFYNDFLPRIGESDAATAMKIWNGDQRNAEFIVHYAAARDTRLNTLLDPVLKALGPVMSEAFASLRIRMDRERADRRTAMVEAMVDPAFVVAKNGKVLAVNAAGEALAREAELVRIAAGDKLEVLSTAAAQAVAEAIATVVRGDRLAAGSELTRLGAPGRTHTITVYPMMAHLGAGFGLLSPSEACVLLIVRPLLQTAAQPVELLRERFGLTAAEARLALKLMGGGSLPEVSKALGISYLTGRSQLKSIFAKVNVRRQSELVATLLSCCGWML; from the coding sequence ATGATCATCGGAGAACTGGCCGAGATCATTGCCATTCCCGCCCCGGACGCAGACGTCTGGTCCGCATTTGCGCGACGCTTCTCGGAGCTGGTTCCGGGGACCAAGACACTGTTCATGGCGAACGATCGGGTCGCCGACTGCGACATCCCCCTGGTTCAGTTCGGGTTCGACAAAGGGCTCATCGCCGAATTCGCGACCCATTACGGCAACAGAAATCCGTGGGCCCCTTTCAATCGTCAGCTGCGGTCACTCATTCCCGAACGGACCGAGCAAAGATTACCGGCATCGTCGTTCAAACATACCGAGTTCTACAATGATTTCCTGCCGCGGATCGGCGAGAGCGATGCGGCGACAGCCATGAAGATCTGGAACGGCGACCAGCGCAACGCCGAGTTCATCGTTCACTACGCTGCGGCTCGTGACACGCGCCTCAATACCTTGCTCGATCCCGTCCTGAAAGCACTGGGTCCCGTGATGAGCGAAGCCTTTGCGTCACTCCGCATTCGGATGGATCGCGAGCGTGCCGATCGTCGCACCGCGATGGTCGAGGCGATGGTCGATCCGGCGTTTGTCGTCGCGAAGAACGGTAAGGTCCTGGCCGTGAATGCCGCCGGCGAGGCGCTGGCTCGGGAGGCCGAACTGGTCCGGATCGCGGCCGGCGACAAGCTCGAGGTTCTCTCAACCGCCGCTGCACAGGCCGTCGCAGAGGCGATCGCGACGGTCGTGCGCGGCGATCGGTTGGCGGCCGGCAGCGAACTGACCCGCCTCGGCGCGCCCGGCCGCACGCATACGATCACCGTCTATCCGATGATGGCGCATCTCGGCGCCGGCTTCGGCCTGCTGTCGCCGTCGGAAGCCTGCGTGCTGCTCATCGTCCGCCCGCTGCTTCAGACGGCGGCGCAGCCGGTCGAGCTGTTGCGCGAGCGCTTCGGCCTGACCGCGGCCGAAGCAAGGCTCGCGCTGAAACTGATGGGCGGAGGCTCGCTTCCAGAGGTCAGCAAGGCCCTCGGCATCAGCTATCTGACCGGACGCTCGCAGTTGAAGTCGATCTTCGCCAAGGTGAACGTGCGCCGGCAGTCGGAACTGGTGGCGACCTTGCTTTCCTGCTGCGGCTGGATGCTCTGA
- a CDS encoding ABC transporter permease: protein MTGIERLAKALVWIVAAATVVFLMTPLAVAVAVSFGSSAVFTLPAPGWSLRWYEALGRSRDLWAAVATSAEIAALSTVIALVLGTLAAIGLVRGSFRGREAIVTFLVSPLMLPGLVVGIAMLEAFRGMGLRHVWASLMVAHVVITLPYVVRTVYAALALFDFTLIDAARTLGLSYPRAVLAVLVPALAPAFITSGMFAFLASMDNYPISIFFTDAWTKTLPIQMLQYVEESPDPTIAAISTLLILLAGAVLVVGDRLVGLRRMADL, encoded by the coding sequence ATGACCGGGATCGAACGACTGGCAAAGGCGCTCGTCTGGATCGTGGCCGCCGCCACGGTGGTGTTCCTGATGACGCCGCTCGCGGTCGCGGTGGCGGTCTCGTTCGGCTCCAGCGCGGTGTTCACGCTGCCGGCGCCGGGCTGGTCGCTGCGCTGGTACGAGGCGCTCGGCCGCTCGCGCGATCTGTGGGCCGCGGTCGCGACCTCGGCCGAGATCGCCGCGCTCTCGACGGTCATCGCGCTCGTGCTCGGCACGCTGGCGGCGATCGGTCTCGTGCGCGGCTCGTTCCGCGGCCGCGAGGCGATCGTGACCTTCCTGGTCTCACCGCTGATGCTGCCGGGTCTCGTCGTCGGCATCGCCATGCTCGAGGCTTTTCGCGGCATGGGGTTGCGCCATGTCTGGGCGAGCCTGATGGTCGCCCATGTGGTGATCACGCTGCCCTATGTGGTGCGGACGGTCTATGCGGCGCTGGCGCTGTTCGATTTCACCCTGATCGATGCGGCGCGCACGCTCGGCCTCTCCTATCCGCGCGCGGTGCTCGCCGTGCTGGTGCCGGCGCTGGCGCCCGCCTTCATCACCTCCGGCATGTTCGCCTTCCTGGCCTCCATGGACAATTACCCGATCTCGATCTTCTTCACCGACGCCTGGACCAAGACCTTGCCGATCCAGATGCTGCAATATGTCGAGGAGAGCCCCGATCCGACCATCGCGGCGATCTCGACCCTGCTGATCCTGCTGGCCGGCGCCGTGCTCGTCGTCGGCGACCGGCTCGTCGGCCTCCGGCGCATGGCGGATCTCTGA
- a CDS encoding ABC transporter permease, which produces MTARLRFDPVALLIVPAVAYLAFAYGIPLFVLLARAFVVDGVPSVSSFVRFFSDPFDWLVIGNTLRIAVAVTLVSLAIGYPTAVALARAKGAAQAAILVAIILPLSVGVVVKAFAWQIVLRRDGVVSQTLVALHLWDTPQRLLFTETGLVIGAVNVFVPFMILPIYSVLKLVDPRLDEAAATLGATPLYRFFRVALPLSLPGIVTGIAFVFSMAVSMYVVPNLLIGDRFQTLATLTGRSFLFMRNEQLGSTTAVVLLALAVATVVGSAALPRRFGGAS; this is translated from the coding sequence ATGACCGCCCGGTTGCGTTTCGACCCGGTCGCGCTGCTGATCGTGCCCGCGGTCGCCTATCTCGCCTTCGCCTACGGCATACCGCTGTTCGTGCTGCTCGCGCGCGCCTTCGTCGTCGATGGCGTGCCGTCGGTGTCATCCTTCGTGCGGTTCTTCTCCGATCCGTTCGACTGGCTGGTGATCGGCAACACGCTGCGCATCGCGGTCGCCGTGACGCTGGTGTCGCTCGCGATCGGCTACCCGACCGCGGTCGCGCTGGCGCGGGCCAAGGGCGCCGCGCAGGCCGCGATCCTGGTCGCGATCATCCTGCCCTTGTCGGTCGGCGTGGTGGTCAAGGCCTTCGCCTGGCAGATCGTGCTGCGCCGCGACGGCGTCGTTTCGCAGACGCTGGTCGCGCTGCACCTCTGGGATACGCCGCAGCGGCTGCTGTTCACCGAGACCGGCCTCGTCATCGGCGCGGTCAACGTGTTCGTGCCCTTCATGATCCTGCCGATCTATTCGGTGCTGAAGCTCGTCGATCCGCGGCTCGACGAGGCGGCGGCGACGCTCGGGGCGACGCCGCTCTACCGCTTCTTCCGCGTCGCGCTGCCGCTGTCGCTGCCCGGCATCGTCACCGGCATCGCCTTCGTGTTCTCGATGGCGGTGTCGATGTACGTCGTGCCCAACCTCCTGATCGGCGACCGCTTCCAGACGCTGGCGACGCTGACCGGCCGCTCGTTCCTGTTCATGCGCAACGAACAGCTCGGCTCGACCACGGCGGTCGTGCTGCTGGCGCTCGCGGTCGCGACGGTGGTCGGCAGCGCGGCACTCCCCAGACGCTTCGGGGGCGCGTCATGA
- a CDS encoding ABC transporter substrate-binding protein — translation MTTLLTGRPTRRNLLKASAAAAGLLAAPSIVRAQTKELVVGGAAGHKPWVEQIVVPMFEKKYGCKVIFEGTRSLVNLEKMQKNKGAQYMSVVQMDDPVMILAVKEGLLEPITPAKVPNMAEITPAAVHMDGMWANYLQPWLGIAYNKTAMPTPPKSWAELFDPKYKGRIVVPSLQNTEGLPLIFAAGLLAGQSLEAAQKDVDAGFKKLATLKPNLLTIYTQQPQAYNLLEQAEATMIGPAMSSYALERKAAGAPIDLVAPSEGVFAMPSGIAVIKGAPQSDLAFAYVNELLGAELQTKLAGPTYSLATNKAVPRPAGLAPDLKIYQIDWANVAAERNNWISRWDREMAL, via the coding sequence ATGACCACGCTTCTCACCGGCCGCCCGACCCGTCGCAACCTGCTGAAGGCATCCGCCGCGGCCGCCGGCCTTCTCGCGGCACCGTCCATCGTGCGGGCCCAGACCAAGGAACTCGTCGTCGGCGGCGCGGCCGGGCACAAGCCCTGGGTCGAGCAGATCGTCGTGCCGATGTTCGAGAAGAAGTACGGCTGCAAGGTCATCTTCGAGGGCACGCGCTCGCTTGTGAACCTCGAGAAGATGCAGAAGAACAAGGGCGCGCAGTACATGTCGGTTGTCCAGATGGACGATCCGGTCATGATCCTGGCGGTCAAGGAAGGGTTGCTCGAGCCGATCACGCCGGCCAAGGTGCCGAACATGGCCGAGATCACGCCGGCGGCCGTGCACATGGACGGCATGTGGGCGAACTACCTGCAGCCCTGGCTCGGCATCGCCTACAACAAGACCGCGATGCCGACGCCGCCGAAGTCCTGGGCCGAGCTGTTCGACCCTAAGTACAAGGGCCGCATCGTCGTGCCGTCGCTGCAGAACACCGAGGGCCTGCCGCTGATCTTCGCCGCCGGCCTGCTCGCCGGCCAGTCGCTCGAGGCGGCGCAGAAGGATGTCGACGCCGGCTTCAAGAAGCTCGCCACGCTGAAGCCGAACCTGCTGACGATCTATACCCAGCAGCCGCAGGCCTACAACCTGCTCGAACAGGCCGAGGCGACCATGATCGGACCGGCGATGTCGTCCTATGCGCTGGAGCGCAAGGCGGCCGGCGCGCCGATCGATCTCGTCGCCCCGAGCGAGGGCGTGTTCGCGATGCCGTCGGGCATCGCGGTCATCAAGGGCGCGCCGCAATCGGATCTCGCCTTTGCCTATGTCAACGAACTGCTCGGCGCCGAGCTTCAGACCAAGCTCGCCGGCCCGACCTATTCGCTCGCCACCAACAAGGCGGTGCCGCGCCCGGCCGGCCTCGCGCCGGATCTGAAGATCTACCAGATCGACTGGGCCAACGTGGCGGCCGAGCGCAACAACTGGATCTCGCGCTGGGATCGCGAGATGGCGCTCTGA
- a CDS encoding GntR family transcriptional regulator — translation MDESRSSPPDETAIHAVLSRILLAGRLPGGTKLGEHKLAEIFGVSRERIRKVLHRLGHERLLELVKNRGAFTIAPDLGEIHAVFEARRILESGIAAHLAETLTSAQLDRLRDHVECEAEALKAGRRDEWLKLSAEFHFLLADMTGNPIIQRHAQELVGRTTMLVAFYENTAGSQCGCDEHRGIFRALAAGERGRAVKAMSGHLALVETRLRPLACVDAGPTIESLVAEYGADLLPAGATIEA, via the coding sequence ATGGACGAGAGTCGATCTTCGCCGCCGGACGAGACCGCGATCCACGCGGTGCTGTCGCGCATCCTGCTGGCCGGCCGCCTGCCGGGCGGCACGAAGCTCGGCGAGCACAAGCTCGCCGAGATCTTCGGCGTCAGTCGCGAGCGCATCCGCAAGGTGCTGCATCGGCTCGGCCACGAGCGGCTGCTGGAGCTGGTCAAGAACCGCGGCGCCTTCACGATCGCGCCCGACCTCGGCGAGATCCACGCCGTGTTCGAGGCACGCCGCATCCTGGAGAGCGGCATCGCCGCGCATCTCGCCGAAACGCTGACCTCGGCCCAGCTCGACCGGCTGCGCGATCATGTCGAGTGCGAGGCCGAGGCGCTGAAGGCCGGCCGGCGCGACGAGTGGCTGAAGCTCTCCGCCGAGTTCCACTTCCTGCTCGCCGACATGACCGGCAACCCGATCATCCAGCGTCACGCGCAGGAGCTGGTCGGCCGCACGACGATGCTGGTCGCCTTCTACGAGAACACCGCCGGCTCACAATGCGGCTGCGACGAGCATCGCGGCATCTTCCGCGCGCTCGCCGCCGGCGAACGCGGCCGTGCGGTCAAGGCGATGTCGGGCCATCTGGCCCTGGTGGAGACGCGGCTGAGGCCGCTCGCCTGTGTCGACGCCGGTCCGACGATCGAGAGCCTCGTCGCCGAGTACGGCGCGGATCTGCTCCCCGCCGGCGCCACGATCGAGGCCTGA
- a CDS encoding polysaccharide deacetylase family protein has protein sequence MAADPGAARRPWRDGDAQRQWPGAGRDPWIAEEAVADGHEVAAHGWRWERHAHMDEAEERTAIERTVAAIRATAGAPPRGWHTRSATSPNTRRLLIEHGGFLYDSNAYNDDLPYLTRVQTAAGSVDHLVLPYAFDTNDMRFQRGGGFVFGDDFARYCIDAYDRLHAEGATAPRMLSIGLHLRIIGRPGRIGGLERFLAHVATKGGAWFARRDAIAEHWLTAIGRTDIIDRSRKAPYPPSGDRRPE, from the coding sequence ATGGCCGCGGATCCGGGCGCTGCTCGCCGCCCATGGCGTGACGGCGACGCTCAACGCCAATGGCCGGGCGCTGGTCGCGACCCCTGGATCGCCGAGGAGGCGGTCGCCGACGGGCACGAGGTCGCCGCGCATGGCTGGCGCTGGGAGCGCCACGCGCACATGGACGAGGCGGAGGAGCGCACCGCAATCGAGAGAACCGTCGCGGCGATCCGCGCGACCGCCGGCGCGCCGCCGCGCGGCTGGCACACGCGCTCGGCGACCTCGCCGAACACGCGCCGCCTGCTTATTGAGCACGGCGGTTTTCTCTACGATTCCAACGCCTACAACGACGATCTTCCCTATCTGACCCGGGTCCAGACGGCGGCGGGGTCGGTCGACCACCTCGTGCTGCCCTACGCCTTCGACACCAACGACATGCGCTTCCAGCGCGGCGGCGGCTTCGTGTTCGGCGACGACTTCGCGCGCTACTGCATCGACGCTTACGACCGGCTCCATGCCGAAGGCGCGACCGCGCCGCGCATGTTGTCGATCGGTCTGCACCTGCGCATCATCGGCCGCCCCGGCCGGATCGGCGGCCTCGAACGCTTCCTCGCCCACGTGGCGACGAAGGGCGGGGCGTGGTTCGCGCGCCGCGACGCGATCGCCGAGCACTGGCTCACGGCGATCGGGCGGACGGACATCATCGACCGGAGCCGCAAGGCGCCGTATCCGCCGTCGGGGGATCGACGACCAGAGTGA